A region of Nostoc sp. 'Peltigera membranacea cyanobiont' N6 DNA encodes the following proteins:
- a CDS encoding trifunctional serine/threonine-protein kinase/ATP-binding protein/sensor histidine kinase, with translation MVSTLVSIPGYCITEELYNGSRTLVYRGYREADSLPVVIKLLKNPYPSFSELLSFRNQYTITKNLNSPLIVQTYSLQAYQNGYALVMEDFGGISLNDWRVRGTQQSISIKEFLEIAIALCNTLDILYRERIIHKDIKPANILINPETKQVKLIDFSIASLLPRETQTLVNPNVLEGTLSYISPEQTGRMNRGIDYRTDFYSLGVTFYELLTGELPFKSNDPMELVHCHIAKLPPLLGNREKIPQVICDIVMKLIAKNAESRYQSALGLKFDLENCLHQLHVSGTIKGFEIASRDVCDRFIIPDQLYGRESEVSTLLQAFERVSLGATEMMLVAGFSGIGKTAVVNEVHKPIVRQRGYFIKGKYDQFQRNIPFSAFVQAFRDLMGQLLSESDAQIQQWKNKILSAVGENGQVIIEVIPELSRIIGEQPPAIELSGTAAQNRFNLLFQKFTQVFTSFEHPLVMFLDDLQWADSASLKLMQLLMADTSYLLLMGAYRDNEVNPAHPLMLTLSDIQKALFTINTINLAALSQLTVNQLVADTLKSTKRLVLPLSQLVYQKTQGNPFFATQFLKALHQDNLIKFDFELACWQCDVTQVRSLALTDDVVEFMAQQLQKLPDITQDILKLVACIGNQFDLATLAIVSEKSETQTASDLWKALQEGFIIPINEVYKFYQGSSLVISHLQMTNDKGQMTGYKFLHDRVQQAAYSLIPDNQKQAIHLQIGQLLQDKLSQSEQADKLFDIVGHLNQGRALLTQPSDRQQLAQLNLKAGGKARSATAYTAARIYLQTGIELLQLDSWETQYELMLNLYVAKAEASYLNGDLESMEQLAALVLQQARTILDKVKIYEIQIASHQASSRMLEGIAVGKEALAQLGVEFPTDVDEATIGQALQALKEQQSGREIAELIDLPVMSDRTAQSAMQILRVLFGPVFFGMPGLLPLLSATMVRLSLSFGNAPAATIGYGVHGLVLCAFLGEVKTGYGFGRLALSLLERLNAQSMKSLTLNVFGTFIQHRQEALRATMPTLKDGYTAGMETGDILSAAFNIVCYAGTALFAGVELDTLETEFAAYTAALVQAKQDSAHNHLSAIRQMANHLREPVSQPDRLIGTAYDERVMLPQHQQDNDLSLIAIAYTYKLLLAYSFGNYQAALDNITQVKLYLITISGIVHFPIFHLYAALTLLALFPTQPEAQQAQMLAEAATHQTILHQWAQNAPMNHLHKWYLVEAEKHRVLGEKVAATECYDQAIALAKKHQFINEEALANELAAKFYLDWGKERIATEYTIQAYYCYAHWGAKAKVADLEKRYPYLLAPILQQTRTTFSVNETVFGLGTVTSTSSSSSSVSDSLDLAAILKASQTISSEIELSKLLSSLLSLVIENAGAEKCVLMLLRDERLLIKGSMTVGTEPVVLQRLLLEDSQEIPHKLIYKVLHNRQTIVLTDAIADPTLANDPYIIRQQPKSILCSPILHQGKLIGILYLENNLATGAFTSDRVELLNLLCAQAAISLENARLYERSQNYAQQLEESFAESQQKSEDLQQALQDLQQAQLQMVQSEKMSALGNLVAGVAHEMNNPLGFIAASLKQAKPTFTDIIEHLKLYQSSLPNKNDEIIDHAESIDLDYSLEDFPKMIDSMSMACDRLKNISTSLRTFSRADQDYKVPFNIHQGIDSTILILKHRLKANEQRPAIEVITNYGDLPQVECFPGQLNQVFMNLLANAIDALYESNHGRSFEEIKANPNCITITTSVENNLVKIAIFDNGKGMDEQVKSKIFDHLFTTKAVGKGTGLGLAIAKSIIVEKHGGTLAVNSTPGVVTEFVITLPILVQAQS, from the coding sequence ATGGTTAGCACTTTAGTCAGTATTCCCGGATATTGCATCACTGAAGAACTATACAATGGTTCCAGAACGCTGGTTTATCGAGGGTATCGAGAGGCTGACTCATTACCTGTAGTAATTAAACTGCTGAAAAATCCTTATCCGAGTTTCAGCGAACTATTGTCGTTTCGCAATCAGTACACGATTACCAAAAATCTCAACTCTCCTCTGATTGTCCAAACCTACAGCCTCCAAGCCTACCAAAATGGCTATGCGCTGGTAATGGAAGACTTTGGGGGAATTTCTCTCAATGATTGGAGAGTGAGGGGAACCCAACAATCTATATCTATAAAGGAATTTTTAGAAATAGCGATCGCACTCTGCAATACCTTAGATATATTGTATCGAGAGCGGATTATTCATAAAGATATTAAACCCGCCAATATTTTAATTAACCCCGAAACCAAACAAGTTAAATTAATTGACTTTAGTATTGCATCTTTACTACCACGAGAAACGCAAACACTAGTAAATCCCAATGTCTTAGAAGGGACACTTAGTTATATATCCCCAGAACAAACCGGCAGAATGAATCGGGGGATTGATTACCGAACTGATTTCTATTCTTTGGGTGTAACTTTTTACGAATTGCTCACCGGAGAACTACCATTTAAATCAAACGATCCAATGGAGTTGGTACATTGTCATATTGCTAAACTTCCACCACTTTTAGGGAATAGAGAAAAGATTCCCCAAGTGATTTGTGATATTGTCATGAAATTGATAGCAAAAAATGCCGAATCCAGATATCAAAGTGCATTGGGACTGAAATTTGATTTAGAAAATTGTTTACATCAACTACACGTTTCTGGTACAATCAAAGGCTTTGAAATTGCGAGTAGGGATGTGTGTGATCGCTTCATCATCCCCGATCAGCTTTATGGCAGAGAAAGCGAAGTATCAACTCTATTGCAAGCATTTGAGCGAGTTAGCCTTGGTGCAACAGAAATGATGTTGGTAGCTGGGTTTTCTGGAATTGGGAAAACTGCGGTTGTCAATGAAGTTCATAAACCAATTGTGCGGCAACGCGGTTATTTTATCAAAGGAAAATACGATCAATTTCAACGCAATATTCCCTTCAGTGCATTTGTACAAGCATTCCGTGATTTAATGGGGCAACTGTTAAGCGAAAGTGATGCTCAAATCCAGCAGTGGAAAAACAAGATTTTATCAGCTGTAGGTGAAAACGGACAGGTAATTATTGAAGTCATTCCCGAATTATCAAGAATTATTGGCGAACAACCACCTGCCATAGAATTATCAGGAACGGCAGCACAAAATCGATTTAATTTATTGTTCCAGAAATTTACCCAAGTCTTTACAAGTTTTGAACATCCCTTAGTGATGTTTTTAGATGATTTGCAATGGGCAGATTCAGCCTCACTGAAATTAATGCAGCTATTAATGGCTGATACAAGTTATCTTTTATTAATGGGTGCTTACCGTGATAACGAAGTCAACCCTGCACATCCCTTAATGTTGACTTTGAGTGATATTCAAAAAGCACTCTTCACAATTAATACGATTAATTTAGCAGCACTGAGTCAACTAACAGTCAATCAATTAGTTGCTGACACATTGAAATCTACAAAAAGATTAGTCTTACCTCTTTCTCAATTAGTCTATCAAAAAACTCAAGGTAATCCGTTTTTTGCTACACAGTTTCTCAAAGCATTGCATCAAGATAATCTGATTAAATTTGATTTTGAATTAGCCTGTTGGCAGTGTGATGTAACACAAGTACGATCGCTTGCCCTAACCGACGATGTGGTGGAATTTATGGCACAACAGCTTCAGAAATTGCCCGACATCACTCAAGATATTTTGAAACTGGTAGCTTGTATTGGCAATCAGTTTGATTTGGCGACGCTGGCGATCGTTTCTGAAAAGTCAGAGACTCAAACCGCTTCAGACTTGTGGAAAGCATTGCAAGAAGGATTCATAATTCCAATCAATGAGGTTTACAAGTTTTATCAAGGTTCCTCATTGGTAATTAGTCATTTGCAAATGACTAATGACAAGGGACAAATGACAGGTTACAAATTTTTACACGATCGCGTCCAACAAGCTGCTTATTCCCTAATTCCTGATAACCAAAAACAAGCAATTCATTTGCAAATTGGGCAGTTGCTTCAAGACAAGCTTTCCCAAAGCGAGCAGGCAGATAAGCTGTTTGATATTGTTGGACACCTGAATCAAGGACGGGCATTACTCACTCAACCGAGCGATCGCCAACAATTAGCTCAACTGAACTTAAAAGCTGGAGGTAAGGCTAGAAGTGCGACTGCATACACCGCAGCAAGGATATATCTGCAAACTGGGATTGAGTTACTTCAGTTAGACTCCTGGGAAACTCAGTATGAATTGATGCTGAACCTATATGTGGCAAAAGCCGAAGCCAGTTATTTAAATGGCGATCTTGAGAGTATGGAACAGCTTGCCGCTTTGGTATTGCAGCAGGCACGGACGATTCTCGACAAAGTGAAGATTTACGAAATTCAGATCGCATCGCACCAGGCTAGTAGTCGGATGTTAGAGGGGATCGCCGTGGGCAAAGAGGCGCTTGCTCAATTGGGAGTGGAATTCCCTACAGACGTAGATGAAGCCACGATTGGGCAAGCACTCCAAGCTCTGAAGGAGCAACAAAGCGGCAGAGAGATTGCCGAGTTGATTGACTTGCCCGTGATGAGCGATCGCACTGCTCAGTCCGCCATGCAAATATTAAGGGTGTTGTTCGGGCCCGTGTTCTTTGGAATGCCAGGGTTGCTTCCCTTGTTGAGCGCGACGATGGTGAGGTTGTCGCTCTCCTTTGGCAATGCACCTGCCGCGACGATAGGATATGGGGTTCATGGTCTGGTGTTGTGTGCGTTTCTGGGCGAAGTCAAAACCGGCTACGGGTTTGGTCGATTAGCTCTCTCGTTGTTGGAACGGTTGAATGCTCAGAGCATGAAGTCCCTCACTTTAAACGTGTTTGGAACGTTCATCCAACATCGCCAGGAAGCACTAAGGGCAACGATGCCGACGCTGAAAGATGGCTACACGGCTGGCATGGAAACAGGGGATATTCTCTCTGCGGCTTTTAACATTGTATGTTACGCGGGAACGGCACTTTTCGCAGGTGTAGAACTGGATACTTTGGAAACCGAATTCGCTGCTTACACTGCTGCCCTGGTTCAGGCAAAACAAGATTCGGCGCATAATCATTTGAGCGCAATACGGCAAATGGCGAACCATTTAAGAGAACCAGTCAGCCAACCCGATCGCTTAATTGGCACTGCCTACGATGAAAGGGTGATGCTGCCGCAGCACCAGCAGGATAACGATCTGAGCCTGATTGCCATTGCCTACACCTACAAGCTGCTGCTTGCCTACAGCTTTGGCAATTATCAGGCTGCCCTTGACAACATCACCCAGGTCAAGCTCTATTTGATAACAATATCGGGAATAGTTCATTTCCCCATTTTCCATTTGTACGCTGCGCTCACCCTGCTGGCACTCTTCCCGACTCAACCCGAAGCCCAACAAGCGCAAATGCTTGCCGAAGCCGCAACCCATCAAACGATTTTGCACCAGTGGGCGCAAAATGCTCCGATGAACCACTTGCATAAATGGTATTTAGTGGAGGCTGAAAAGCATCGGGTTTTGGGTGAAAAAGTCGCAGCAACTGAGTGTTATGATCAAGCCATTGCCCTGGCTAAAAAACATCAGTTTATCAACGAAGAAGCCTTAGCTAACGAACTTGCCGCCAAGTTTTACCTCGACTGGGGCAAAGAACGAATAGCTACGGAATACACGATCCAAGCCTACTATTGTTATGCCCATTGGGGTGCAAAAGCCAAAGTCGCCGACTTGGAAAAACGCTATCCCTATCTGCTGGCTCCCATCCTGCAACAAACTCGCACTACTTTCTCGGTTAACGAAACCGTCTTTGGATTAGGAACAGTCACCTCTACCAGTTCTTCCTCTAGCAGCGTCAGTGATTCCCTAGATTTAGCCGCGATTCTCAAAGCTTCCCAAACTATTTCAAGCGAAATCGAACTGTCCAAACTGCTTTCATCGTTGCTTTCTCTTGTGATTGAAAATGCCGGAGCCGAGAAGTGCGTGTTAATGCTCTTGCGAGACGAACGCCTGCTGATCAAAGGGTCAATGACTGTTGGAACGGAGCCAGTCGTGTTGCAGCGCCTTCTGCTTGAAGATTCTCAGGAGATTCCCCACAAGCTGATTTACAAAGTCTTGCACAACAGGCAAACTATTGTGCTGACTGATGCGATCGCCGATCCGACTTTAGCTAATGACCCGTATATTATTCGTCAGCAGCCCAAGAGTATCTTGTGTAGTCCGATTTTGCATCAAGGGAAGTTGATAGGCATTTTATATTTAGAAAATAATTTAGCGACGGGGGCTTTCACAAGCGATCGCGTGGAACTCCTGAATTTACTTTGCGCTCAAGCCGCTATTTCTTTGGAAAATGCGCGACTTTATGAGCGATCGCAGAACTATGCCCAACAGCTAGAGGAGTCATTCGCCGAATCGCAGCAAAAATCAGAAGATTTGCAACAAGCATTGCAAGATTTACAACAAGCTCAATTACAAATGGTGCAAAGCGAGAAAATGTCTGCATTGGGTAACTTAGTTGCTGGCGTTGCTCACGAAATGAATAATCCTCTCGGTTTTATTGCTGCCAGTCTAAAACAAGCTAAACCAACGTTTACTGATATTATCGAACACTTAAAGCTTTATCAATCAAGTTTACCCAACAAAAATGATGAAATCATTGACCACGCCGAATCAATCGACTTGGATTATAGTTTAGAAGATTTTCCCAAGATGATTGATTCTATGTCTATGGCGTGCGATCGCCTGAAAAACATCAGCACCAGCTTACGCACTTTCTCTCGTGCAGACCAAGATTACAAAGTGCCTTTCAATATCCACCAAGGCATTGATAGCACCATTCTTATTCTCAAACATCGTCTCAAGGCAAATGAACAACGCCCCGCAATTGAAGTTATCACCAATTACGGTGATTTGCCCCAGGTTGAATGTTTTCCTGGTCAATTAAATCAGGTATTTATGAACTTGCTTGCAAATGCTATTGATGCTTTATATGAATCTAATCATGGACGTAGTTTTGAAGAAATTAAAGCCAATCCTAACTGTATTACAATTACAACCTCAGTCGAAAACAATTTAGTTAAAATTGCCATTTTTGATAATGGTAAGGGGATGGATGAACAAGTAAAATCCAAAATATTTGACCATTTATTTACGACGAAAGCTGTTGGTAAAGGGACGGGGTTAGGGTTAGCGATCGCAAAATCTATTATTGTGGAAAAACACGGTGGAACACTTGCAGTTAATTCTACCCCAGGCGTTGTCACAGAATTTGTGATTACCTTACCGATTTTGGTTCAGGCTCAAAGTTAA
- a CDS encoding DUF3775 domain-containing protein, with the protein MMKMNFLTIDKVNKIIELAKLVYGSKTPQSISDIKLTDSNTQAKELIEFLIERQTLNTPINTLSEYINNLSSEETAEAIALMVLGRRDSERQPSDFLELVKEAQGVERHYLVEKSLLAKYLHSGLEKLNLH; encoded by the coding sequence ATGATGAAAATGAATTTCCTGACCATTGACAAAGTAAACAAAATTATTGAGCTTGCTAAGTTAGTTTACGGTTCCAAAACTCCCCAATCAATATCTGATATAAAATTAACAGATTCCAATACACAAGCAAAAGAATTAATCGAATTTTTGATTGAGCGTCAAACATTAAACACTCCCATAAATACATTGTCTGAATACATAAATAATCTTTCTTCGGAGGAAACAGCAGAAGCTATAGCACTGATGGTACTTGGTCGTAGAGATTCTGAGAGACAACCATCGGATTTCCTTGAGTTAGTGAAAGAGGCTCAAGGAGTCGAAAGGCATTATCTAGTTGAAAAGTCTTTATTAGCTAAATACCTACATTCTGGATTGGAAAAACTAAATCTTCATTGA
- a CDS encoding ASCH domain-containing protein produces MKALSVRQPWAWAIIHSTKDIENRGWPIHYRGDILIHAAKTCTKKDYQLAREFCQGMGVVIPELISLRRGQVIGIVTIVDCKFSQVASGWGMPEQYHWKLENPREITPIPYIGRLGIFEVPDDLVMEVAA; encoded by the coding sequence GTGAAAGCGCTATCTGTCCGTCAACCCTGGGCTTGGGCAATCATTCACTCCACCAAAGACATAGAAAACCGTGGCTGGCCCATTCATTATCGCGGCGACATTCTGATTCACGCAGCCAAGACTTGTACCAAAAAAGATTACCAGCTAGCGAGAGAATTTTGCCAAGGGATGGGGGTAGTAATCCCAGAATTAATCTCTTTACGTCGCGGTCAAGTTATTGGCATTGTCACAATAGTAGATTGCAAGTTTTCACAAGTTGCGTCTGGCTGGGGGATGCCTGAGCAGTACCACTGGAAGCTGGAGAATCCACGCGAGATTACGCCGATTCCTTACATTGGGCGGTTGGGGATTTTTGAAGTGCCAGATGATTTGGTCATGGAGGTGGCTGCATGA
- a CDS encoding DNA cytosine methyltransferase, with protein MIKTAPSHTLLPKPKSVIIELSATPENFLEKGVKASQGESVGCLYQYLETKKLLDGETVSYPRVIGERDPNNPFHWRWAFNWKEKINGAWKGKSIGSIPPGAVTMIRTLQQERATRENIIAFIKKAKTKKTLPKLDVCKNFDNTKIKPVLPNDAPIAVVLFAGGGGIEAGMVEAGIRPVIAVEFDPTKPELSRAIAKTHHRNFSEYGCRIIQLTVQEVARLGFLGFPRRPDYLHASPVCANFSQAHTAKAGIGIETADDLSAAIAVAETIRQLQPQVFTLENVPRYQNSQSFSIILSALEQEGYSVDYSVVNMADFGLPQARRRLVLIASRGCRVALPSGTTPCGWYEAIAHLIPSMTDSQLLPKQRQAVEQFLATNEPTPLLLERVGGRNGLKYKPGHLPCNTILRSHFTDHKGCNRSKFADIWLADGTVKSLSIEGAAILQGFPSWYEFPNETATAGSIIGYSVPPSFATQLFISAQSNLLGVTV; from the coding sequence ATGATTAAAACAGCCCCAAGTCATACGCTACTTCCAAAGCCAAAATCAGTAATAATTGAGTTATCTGCAACACCCGAAAATTTCTTAGAGAAAGGGGTCAAAGCCTCACAGGGGGAATCGGTCGGTTGTCTTTATCAGTACCTCGAAACTAAAAAGCTACTTGATGGGGAGACTGTTTCTTATCCCCGTGTGATTGGTGAACGTGACCCGAATAATCCCTTTCATTGGCGATGGGCATTCAATTGGAAAGAGAAGATAAACGGGGCATGGAAAGGCAAAAGTATAGGTTCAATTCCCCCTGGCGCTGTGACAATGATTCGGACACTGCAACAAGAGAGGGCAACGCGAGAGAATATCATCGCCTTTATCAAAAAAGCGAAAACCAAAAAAACATTACCAAAATTAGATGTCTGCAAAAATTTTGATAATACAAAAATAAAACCAGTTTTGCCAAATGATGCCCCGATCGCTGTAGTACTGTTCGCTGGTGGCGGCGGAATTGAAGCGGGGATGGTTGAAGCCGGGATTCGTCCAGTCATTGCGGTGGAATTCGACCCCACCAAACCAGAACTGAGTCGGGCGATCGCCAAAACCCATCACCGCAATTTCAGTGAATACGGGTGTAGAATAATCCAACTAACAGTTCAAGAAGTAGCACGGTTAGGATTTCTCGGTTTTCCGCGCCGCCCCGATTACCTCCACGCCTCCCCAGTGTGCGCCAACTTCAGCCAAGCCCACACAGCCAAAGCAGGTATTGGGATTGAAACGGCTGACGATTTGAGTGCAGCGATCGCTGTGGCAGAAACCATCCGACAGTTGCAGCCACAGGTGTTTACGCTGGAGAATGTGCCGCGTTATCAGAACAGTCAGAGTTTCAGTATCATTCTGTCAGCTTTGGAGCAGGAGGGGTACTCGGTCGATTACAGCGTCGTCAACATGGCTGATTTTGGACTGCCCCAGGCGCGGCGGCGGTTAGTTCTGATTGCCAGTAGAGGTTGTCGCGTTGCTTTACCTTCGGGAACTACACCTTGCGGTTGGTATGAGGCGATCGCTCATCTAATCCCCAGCATGACCGATTCCCAATTACTCCCCAAACAACGGCAAGCGGTAGAACAATTTCTGGCAACTAACGAACCAACGCCATTGCTACTAGAGAGAGTTGGAGGGCGCAACGGACTGAAGTACAAGCCTGGGCATTTACCTTGCAACACCATTCTGCGCTCACACTTCACCGACCACAAAGGCTGCAACCGTAGTAAGTTCGCTGATATCTGGTTGGCTGATGGTACGGTCAAGTCTTTGTCTATTGAGGGGGCTGCAATCTTGCAAGGGTTTCCCAGTTGGTACGAGTTTCCCAACGAGACTGCTACGGCGGGGTCAATCATCGGCTATTCTGTCCCTCCCAGTTTCGCAACACAACTATTTATATCTGCACAGAGCAATTTATTAGGAGTGACTGTATGA
- a CDS encoding DUF1392 family protein — MTNLVQNLEQCWYISPPWGQQIPPLLVSLLERVYVKRVKAFGYCCGVEWSLQGWKYEINTCNDNITVWGSELIGTGNLRSLPQEKPVFRLGELVEFRFHGDEPPIRIVQGIKLINDCWFYNIKWMSPAISEKGGEVYYL; from the coding sequence ATGACTAACCTTGTTCAAAACTTAGAACAGTGCTGGTACATCTCCCCACCTTGGGGTCAACAAATCCCGCCGTTGCTAGTAAGTTTGCTTGAACGGGTGTACGTCAAAAGAGTCAAAGCATTCGGTTACTGCTGTGGTGTCGAATGGTCGCTGCAAGGCTGGAAATACGAAATTAATACTTGCAATGACAATATTACTGTCTGGGGTAGTGAACTTATTGGTACAGGTAATTTGCGATCGCTACCCCAAGAAAAACCTGTGTTTCGCTTGGGTGAGTTGGTCGAGTTTCGATTTCACGGTGATGAGCCACCGATCCGCATAGTCCAAGGTATTAAACTGATTAACGATTGCTGGTTCTACAACATCAAGTGGATGTCCCCTGCTATATCGGAAAAAGGTGGCGAGGTTTATTACCTCTAG
- a CDS encoding DUF6882 domain-containing protein: MNFFNKLFGAGESDNKREFQTLIEQSMEELRLKTEAHNSAWRLGESSWDIDQDAGTVVFTRPDGIIARCSVQIIGTYNTIDSSWLWGWNHPSVVPALQLHAHKIRTYGEKHGIEYLTTQKIVCTENQAWEFTALACKLCEAEGAYRGSTGSTLVFITFNHVTLSQLESEPSLTQSIAARVNSREAAIAAHLAGELEKVYLFPIEFGGIDDEVNIVYVSSLAAAEKKAFDVEVGRLLEQGKVGNYEACPEYDDQSFIPSRIVVKASGSQLIQKTIEVTRIN; the protein is encoded by the coding sequence ATGAATTTTTTCAATAAGTTATTCGGTGCAGGAGAATCAGATAATAAGAGAGAGTTTCAGACTTTAATTGAGCAGAGTATGGAGGAGTTGCGATTAAAAACAGAAGCTCACAATAGTGCTTGGCGGCTGGGTGAGTCGAGTTGGGACATAGATCAAGACGCTGGTACAGTTGTTTTTACCCGTCCAGATGGGATCATTGCCAGATGTTCAGTACAGATTATCGGCACTTACAACACAATAGACAGCAGTTGGTTGTGGGGTTGGAACCATCCATCTGTTGTGCCTGCATTACAGTTACACGCACATAAAATCCGAACCTATGGAGAGAAGCATGGTATTGAATATCTGACTACCCAAAAGATTGTTTGCACAGAAAACCAAGCTTGGGAGTTTACAGCCCTAGCCTGCAAGCTATGTGAAGCAGAAGGTGCATATCGAGGTTCAACAGGTTCAACTCTCGTTTTTATCACGTTTAATCATGTGACATTAAGCCAGTTGGAGAGCGAGCCAAGCCTGACTCAATCAATAGCAGCAAGAGTTAATTCTCGTGAGGCAGCAATTGCGGCACACCTTGCTGGAGAGTTAGAGAAAGTTTATCTCTTCCCAATTGAGTTCGGTGGCATTGATGATGAAGTTAACATTGTTTACGTCTCATCACTTGCGGCAGCAGAAAAGAAGGCTTTTGACGTAGAGGTAGGTCGGCTGTTAGAACAAGGCAAAGTAGGCAACTATGAGGCTTGCCCCGAATATGATGACCAGAGTTTTATTCCATCTAGAATAGTAGTAAAAGCATCTGGTTCTCAATTAATTCAAAAAACCATTGAAGTAACGAGAATAAATTAG